A single Ochrobactrum sp. BTU1 DNA region contains:
- a CDS encoding ABC transporter substrate-binding protein → MAYIRKAGYFTAGLISGALLMTNAAWSEGRFDLSPEQPNRLRVEKIDKRIDEVKDFKFVKDGVLTIGISTSGHLPLHDYASDSKTVIGYDVDLAQIIADSLGRDLELVSVAWADWPLGLASGKFDAVISNVTVTEERKEKFDFSTYRKDELGFYVKADSAIKELKQPKDIEGLKIITDAGTNQEKVLLEWDRQNVAAGLKPIEVQYYDDDAVKDLAIQSGRADAVFSVNATQAYSAGINGKTKLVGTVSGGWPITAEIAVTTRKGSGLAAPLTNVLNDLIASGAYTKVLETWNLGPEAITEAKTNPQGLPKSGS, encoded by the coding sequence ATGGCTTATATCAGAAAAGCGGGATACTTCACTGCGGGCCTGATTTCAGGGGCTTTGCTGATGACCAATGCTGCATGGAGTGAGGGCAGATTTGATCTCAGTCCAGAACAGCCAAACCGTTTGCGGGTTGAAAAAATCGATAAGCGTATCGATGAGGTCAAGGACTTCAAATTCGTCAAAGACGGTGTTCTGACCATTGGCATCAGCACCAGCGGGCATCTGCCGCTGCACGACTATGCGTCAGATTCCAAGACTGTCATCGGCTACGATGTCGATCTGGCACAGATCATTGCCGATAGTCTCGGCCGCGATCTCGAACTGGTTTCGGTTGCCTGGGCCGATTGGCCTCTTGGGCTTGCTTCTGGCAAATTCGATGCCGTGATTTCCAATGTCACAGTGACGGAAGAGCGGAAAGAAAAGTTTGATTTCTCCACCTATCGTAAGGATGAGCTTGGCTTTTACGTCAAGGCTGACAGCGCGATCAAGGAGCTGAAACAGCCCAAGGATATTGAAGGCCTCAAGATCATCACCGATGCAGGCACCAATCAGGAAAAGGTGCTGCTGGAGTGGGATCGTCAGAATGTTGCAGCCGGTCTGAAACCGATTGAGGTGCAATATTACGACGATGACGCGGTCAAGGATCTCGCCATTCAAAGTGGCCGTGCCGATGCGGTGTTCAGCGTGAACGCGACGCAGGCCTATTCCGCTGGCATCAATGGCAAGACCAAGCTGGTTGGTACGGTGAGTGGCGGCTGGCCGATCACCGCCGAGATTGCGGTCACAACGCGCAAGGGCAGTGGGCTTGCAGCTCCACTGACCAATGTTCTCAACGATCTGATTGCAAGCGGTGCCTATACCAAAGTTCTTGAGACCTGGAACCTTGGACCGGAAGCCATCACCGAAGCCAAGACAAATCCACAGGGCCTGCCGAAAAGCGGTTCGTGA
- a CDS encoding ABC transporter substrate-binding protein yields the protein MKSVNYKSAILGSFLAAATLFSAPGFSAELDFSPEQPNRLRTEKSEAVVNAVPKDFKFVQDGKFVVGINPWVPPISTYATDAKTVVAFDPDLIQLVSDTLGRELVLVPIAWADWPLSLQSGKFDAVISNVTVTEERKEKFDFSTYRKDELGFYVKADSQITSLKEPKDIAGLKIITDPGTNQENILVQWDKQNVEAGLKPVEIQYYDDDAVKSLAIDSGRADAVFSVNAVQAYAASQHGKTKLVGTVSGGWPQTAEVAITTRKGSGLADTLTLSLNELIKNGKYHQVLERWSLSSEAVDEAKTNPAGLPKSGS from the coding sequence ATGAAATCAGTCAACTACAAGAGCGCAATATTGGGCAGCTTTCTGGCAGCAGCAACGCTTTTCAGCGCGCCAGGCTTTTCCGCAGAGCTTGATTTTAGCCCGGAGCAGCCAAACCGTTTGCGCACGGAAAAGAGCGAAGCCGTCGTCAATGCCGTTCCCAAGGATTTCAAGTTTGTGCAGGACGGCAAGTTCGTCGTCGGCATTAATCCCTGGGTGCCTCCGATCAGCACTTATGCAACGGATGCAAAGACTGTCGTGGCTTTCGATCCCGATCTTATTCAGCTGGTTTCCGATACATTGGGTCGCGAGCTTGTGCTGGTGCCAATCGCCTGGGCGGATTGGCCGCTTTCGCTTCAATCTGGCAAGTTCGATGCGGTTATTTCAAATGTGACCGTAACTGAAGAGCGCAAGGAAAAGTTCGACTTTTCAACGTATCGCAAGGATGAGCTTGGCTTTTATGTGAAGGCCGACAGTCAGATCACGTCGCTGAAAGAGCCGAAGGACATTGCGGGGCTCAAAATCATCACCGATCCAGGCACCAATCAGGAAAACATCCTTGTGCAATGGGACAAGCAGAATGTCGAAGCGGGCCTGAAGCCTGTAGAAATTCAGTATTACGACGATGATGCCGTCAAGAGCCTAGCGATTGATTCCGGTCGTGCGGATGCGGTTTTCAGCGTCAATGCAGTGCAGGCCTATGCTGCATCGCAGCACGGCAAAACCAAGCTTGTGGGAACGGTAAGCGGCGGCTGGCCGCAGACGGCCGAGGTGGCAATCACCACACGCAAAGGCAGCGGTCTGGCCGATACGCTAACGCTCTCGCTCAATGAACTCATCAAGAACGGCAAATATCATCAGGTGCTTGAGCGTTGGAGCCTGAGTTCAGAAGCCGTTGATGAGGCCAAAACCAACCCTGCCGGATTGCCGAAAAGCGGATCGTGA
- a CDS encoding SDR family oxidoreductase — MSEALRDKTIVVIGGSTGIGFAVAKKAVEAGGKVVIGARDPARLEQAAITLGERSTALEVDTSDIQSLATFFRAIGAFDHLFVPAATYTVVGLDSDDIEAIESPFRSKFWGQYWAVKQAVPHLDKAGSITLMAGAASARPIKGGAVYAACNSAIEGLGRGLAIDLAPIRVNTISPGTIDGHLWQNRPQQIREIAYEHYRQNSLVGRPGTESEIADTVLYLMGNRFVTGSNLYPDGGYALR; from the coding sequence ATGTCAGAAGCACTGCGAGATAAGACAATCGTCGTGATTGGTGGAAGTACCGGGATCGGGTTTGCCGTTGCAAAGAAGGCGGTAGAAGCCGGCGGCAAGGTCGTTATAGGCGCACGCGATCCTGCAAGACTTGAACAGGCTGCTATAACTCTGGGAGAGAGATCAACCGCACTGGAAGTCGATACCTCCGACATTCAATCTCTCGCGACATTTTTCAGAGCAATCGGCGCTTTCGATCATCTGTTCGTCCCGGCGGCCACCTACACTGTGGTCGGCCTCGACAGCGACGACATAGAGGCAATTGAAAGCCCGTTTCGTTCAAAGTTCTGGGGCCAATACTGGGCTGTGAAACAAGCTGTTCCGCACCTCGACAAGGCTGGTTCGATCACCTTGATGGCCGGTGCAGCCAGCGCAAGGCCAATCAAGGGTGGCGCAGTTTATGCAGCTTGCAACAGTGCAATCGAAGGGCTCGGTCGCGGGTTGGCGATCGATCTGGCACCCATCCGGGTGAACACGATTTCACCCGGTACGATCGACGGCCATCTTTGGCAAAATCGTCCGCAGCAAATACGCGAAATAGCCTATGAACACTATCGTCAAAATTCGCTTGTCGGCAGACCAGGCACTGAATCCGAGATTGCCGATACCGTACTTTACCTCATGGGAAACAGGTTTGTGACCGGTTCTAACCTTTATCCTGATGGTGGATACGCGCTTCGCTGA
- a CDS encoding ABC transporter substrate-binding protein: MRAVALLVAVSALVGASSLSAFSEDDFDLSPEQAGRIHVQRDAKAIGAIPADFKFVTPGKLTVAVAPGGPPLAAYATDAKTVVGADADYASAIAESLGLELESVPVAWIDWPLGLASAKYDAVISNVGVTEERKEKFDFSTYRQGLHGFFVKADSGVTSIKEPKDAAGLRIIVGAGTNQERILVKWSEENEKAGLKPLELQYYDDEAASLLALQSGRADVIVQPHAQLVFIASRDKNIKRVGTLSAGWPDRSDVAITTRKGSGLADALTIATNSLIASGYYARILDRWHLEEEALKQSETNPPGLPKFK, from the coding sequence ATGAGAGCAGTCGCTCTGTTAGTTGCTGTATCGGCGTTGGTAGGCGCATCTTCCCTGTCGGCCTTTTCGGAGGATGATTTTGATTTATCACCCGAGCAAGCTGGTCGCATTCATGTGCAGAGAGATGCCAAGGCAATTGGCGCCATCCCCGCAGATTTCAAATTCGTCACGCCGGGCAAGTTGACTGTGGCCGTTGCGCCGGGTGGTCCGCCGCTGGCGGCCTATGCCACAGATGCCAAGACTGTTGTGGGTGCGGATGCAGACTATGCGTCGGCCATTGCCGAAAGCCTGGGGCTTGAACTTGAAAGCGTTCCTGTTGCATGGATCGATTGGCCGCTGGGTCTCGCATCAGCCAAATATGATGCCGTGATATCCAATGTTGGCGTAACGGAAGAGCGCAAGGAAAAGTTCGACTTTTCGACCTATCGGCAAGGCCTGCATGGCTTTTTCGTAAAGGCCGATAGTGGTGTTACCTCCATCAAGGAACCAAAGGATGCTGCAGGCCTCCGCATCATCGTGGGTGCGGGCACCAATCAGGAGCGCATTCTGGTCAAGTGGAGCGAAGAGAATGAGAAGGCGGGTCTGAAACCGCTGGAATTGCAATATTACGATGATGAAGCTGCCAGCCTTTTGGCTCTGCAATCGGGCCGGGCCGATGTTATCGTGCAGCCCCACGCGCAGCTCGTGTTCATCGCCTCTCGCGACAAGAATATCAAACGCGTCGGCACGCTGAGTGCGGGCTGGCCGGATCGCTCGGATGTGGCGATTACAACGCGTAAAGGCAGCGGACTTGCCGATGCATTGACCATTGCCACCAACAGCCTGATTGCGAGCGGATACTATGCCCGCATTCTCGATCGCTGGCATCTGGAGGAAGAAGCCCTCAAACAATCGGAGACCAATCCGCCCGGATTGCCGAAGTTCAAATAA
- a CDS encoding LLM class flavin-dependent oxidoreductase, translated as MRPVSLHTGAWRYPGAYADANFNFKHLKAFAQKLEAAKFDAFFMADHLAVLNMPVEALKRSHTVTSFEPFTLLSALAAVTDKIGLAATASTTFDEPYHIARRFASLDHISQGRAAWNIVTTSNPDSALNFGKDEHVEHGERYKRAREFYDVVTGLWDSFADDAFIRDQESGIFFDPSKMHVLDHHGDDFNVRGPLNIARPVQGWPVIVQAGQSEPGRQLAAETAEVVFCAPRDIVESKKLYADLKSRLAAAGRAPSSLKILPAAFIVLGDSLEEAKQKRAKLDSLVHYDSGIASLSIALGHDVSGFDPDDYLPEIPETNASKSGRAQVLKLAEEEKLTVRQLAQRYGGYSGLAFVGTVESVADEMQKWLEEDASDGFTVVFPFLPQGLDDVAERLVPELQRRGIFRTDYEGSTLREHLGLPRPSNRFFDGS; from the coding sequence ATGCGCCCTGTAAGTCTGCATACTGGCGCTTGGCGATATCCCGGTGCCTATGCCGACGCAAACTTCAATTTCAAGCATCTGAAGGCTTTCGCCCAGAAACTTGAAGCGGCGAAATTCGACGCATTCTTCATGGCGGATCATCTTGCGGTCCTCAACATGCCGGTCGAGGCACTGAAGCGCAGTCATACGGTTACGTCGTTTGAACCATTCACGCTGCTGTCAGCTCTGGCTGCTGTGACTGACAAGATCGGACTGGCGGCGACTGCTTCCACCACATTTGACGAGCCGTACCATATTGCCAGACGTTTTGCCTCGCTTGACCATATTAGCCAGGGGCGCGCAGCGTGGAACATCGTCACGACATCCAATCCCGATTCAGCGCTTAATTTCGGCAAGGACGAGCATGTCGAGCATGGCGAACGCTACAAGCGTGCGCGCGAGTTCTATGATGTTGTAACCGGACTTTGGGACAGCTTTGCGGATGATGCATTCATCCGGGATCAGGAAAGCGGCATCTTCTTTGATCCATCCAAGATGCATGTTCTGGATCATCATGGCGATGATTTTAATGTGCGTGGACCACTCAATATTGCGCGTCCAGTACAAGGATGGCCGGTAATTGTTCAGGCTGGTCAATCAGAACCGGGCCGCCAGCTGGCGGCTGAAACCGCAGAAGTGGTGTTTTGTGCGCCGCGAGACATTGTTGAATCAAAAAAGCTTTATGCTGATTTGAAGTCGCGCTTGGCAGCTGCCGGTCGCGCGCCATCGTCGTTGAAGATATTGCCTGCAGCCTTCATTGTCCTTGGCGATAGCCTTGAGGAAGCCAAGCAGAAGCGTGCGAAGCTCGATAGTCTTGTTCATTATGATAGCGGTATCGCATCGCTATCGATTGCTCTGGGCCACGATGTATCAGGCTTTGATCCAGACGACTATTTGCCTGAAATTCCCGAAACCAATGCAAGCAAGTCGGGCAGGGCGCAGGTGCTTAAATTGGCTGAAGAGGAAAAGCTGACTGTCCGTCAGCTCGCCCAGCGTTACGGCGGCTATTCGGGTCTTGCTTTCGTCGGAACTGTCGAAAGCGTTGCCGATGAAATGCAGAAATGGCTGGAAGAGGATGCCAGTGACGGCTTCACAGTTGTATTCCCCTTCCTTCCGCAAGGCCTTGATGATGTGGCGGAAAGACTGGTGCCTGAGCTACAGCGCCGTGGTATCTTCCGCACCGATTACGAGGGCAGCACACTGCGTGAACACCTCGGCCTCCCACGCCCTTCAAACCGCTTTTTTGATGGCAGCTAA
- a CDS encoding NtaA/DmoA family FMN-dependent monooxygenase (This protein belongs to a clade of FMN-dependent monooxygenases, within a broader family of flavin-dependent oxidoreductases, the luciferase-like monooxygenase (LMM) family, some of whose members use coenzyme F420 rather than FMN.), translating to MTRTRTRRLKTLFGASNVVSADNDQDKTFGFKRAIELAKKAEAEKITGLFTADLLQLDPAGLAGTTGTQDPVIALAALAHATSHIGLIATVSTTFLHPYNLARQIGTLDHLSGGRTGWNAVTSSVGEENFGGDLPSPEERYERAAEFIEIVNALYDANERDAITRKASGNISVHPEKFHPINYRGKHFSVEGPLNVPPLPQGRPVQFQAGQSDAGVTVGARYAEVVYTSQPKLEDAVAFATELRRRAAQFGRGNNLPFIMNSLHSLIGSSEADVARRLKDKHEAIDYDQGRVKLADMLGGHIDLSDLPLDKSLPENLLPEITSINRRRGRVEVFRRYAREGLTLRQLIIEAQETGHWSIAGTPKQLVDAIEERFNKGAVDVLTLHGIGNPDQEDLLLNGLIPELRRRSLIDTDYIGSDFRANLELPALSVATPSQARSA from the coding sequence ATGACAAGAACACGCACCCGCCGCTTGAAAACCCTGTTTGGTGCCAGCAACGTTGTTTCCGCGGACAATGACCAGGACAAGACCTTTGGGTTCAAACGCGCAATAGAGTTGGCAAAGAAGGCTGAAGCCGAGAAAATCACCGGTCTTTTTACTGCCGACCTTCTGCAACTTGATCCGGCGGGTCTAGCGGGCACGACCGGCACGCAAGACCCGGTTATCGCGCTCGCAGCGCTGGCACATGCCACATCGCATATCGGGCTTATTGCGACCGTCTCAACGACATTTCTGCATCCTTACAATCTCGCACGCCAGATCGGCACGCTAGATCATTTGAGCGGTGGCAGAACGGGCTGGAATGCCGTGACCTCTTCGGTCGGCGAAGAGAATTTCGGCGGCGATCTGCCAAGTCCGGAAGAGCGCTATGAACGGGCTGCGGAATTCATCGAGATCGTGAACGCGCTCTATGATGCAAATGAACGTGATGCGATCACCCGCAAAGCGTCGGGTAATATCTCTGTCCACCCGGAAAAATTTCACCCCATCAACTATCGTGGCAAGCATTTCAGCGTAGAAGGGCCACTGAATGTGCCACCTCTGCCGCAGGGTCGTCCGGTTCAGTTTCAGGCCGGCCAATCCGACGCCGGTGTCACCGTTGGCGCCCGCTATGCTGAAGTCGTCTATACATCGCAGCCGAAGCTCGAAGATGCTGTGGCCTTTGCCACCGAGCTGCGCCGCAGAGCGGCACAGTTTGGCCGTGGCAACAATCTGCCATTCATCATGAACTCGCTTCATTCGCTGATTGGCTCATCGGAAGCCGATGTTGCTCGCCGTCTGAAAGACAAGCATGAGGCAATCGATTATGATCAGGGACGTGTCAAACTTGCAGATATGCTCGGCGGCCATATTGATCTGAGCGATCTGCCGCTCGACAAGTCTCTACCGGAAAACCTGCTGCCGGAAATCACCAGCATTAACCGCCGCCGGGGCCGTGTCGAAGTCTTCCGCCGCTATGCGCGTGAAGGTCTGACCCTGCGTCAGTTGATTATTGAGGCACAGGAAACCGGCCATTGGTCGATTGCAGGTACGCCGAAGCAACTTGTTGATGCGATTGAAGAACGCTTCAATAAGGGTGCTGTTGACGTTCTCACACTGCACGGCATTGGTAATCCCGATCAGGAAGATTTACTTTTAAATGGTCTGATCCCGGAGCTTCGACGCCGGTCGTTGATTGATACGGATTATATCGGTTCTGACTTCCGCGCCAATCTGGAACTGCCAGCCTTATCCGTTGCAACACCATCTCAGGCCCGGAGCGCCTGA
- a CDS encoding LysR family transcriptional regulator: MISNERLNGIRAFVQAEQSGSFAAASTVLGLSQSAVSKSVARLEDRLGVRLFHRTTRSLSLTDEGRVYLESCRRALEELANAETALSSRIAVPAGRVRINLPDLFGRKCVAPLLMQLAQAHPQLHFEVSFENRVVNLIEEGYDLAVRIGDLPDSMDLISKRVGQQDVIICASPSYISAYGKPLKLSDVQEHFCVMQFRGGRNEPWVVLNEHGEKVRCDIRANHSFAAFDMIVDAGIAGLGFVQVPRWLVEDKLLSGALVQVLPDIRTPSLPIHVIWPGGRVLASRVRATIDIIVEGLR, encoded by the coding sequence ATGATTTCAAACGAACGGTTAAACGGTATCAGAGCATTTGTTCAGGCTGAGCAATCGGGCAGCTTCGCGGCTGCATCAACCGTGTTGGGCCTGTCGCAATCTGCGGTCAGCAAATCTGTTGCTCGGCTTGAAGATCGTCTCGGTGTGCGGTTGTTTCATCGCACGACCCGCAGTCTAAGCCTGACCGACGAGGGGCGCGTTTATCTTGAAAGTTGCCGTCGGGCGCTTGAAGAGCTTGCGAATGCAGAAACTGCACTTTCTTCCCGCATAGCTGTTCCGGCAGGACGGGTGCGGATTAATCTGCCGGATTTGTTTGGCCGGAAATGCGTTGCACCTTTGTTGATGCAACTAGCCCAGGCCCATCCACAGCTGCATTTTGAAGTGTCATTTGAAAACCGCGTCGTGAACCTCATTGAAGAGGGGTACGACCTTGCGGTGCGGATCGGTGATCTGCCCGATAGTATGGATCTGATTTCTAAACGCGTGGGTCAGCAGGACGTCATCATTTGTGCATCGCCCTCTTATATATCGGCCTACGGTAAGCCTTTGAAACTGAGTGACGTTCAAGAGCATTTCTGCGTCATGCAGTTTCGTGGTGGGCGAAATGAACCATGGGTCGTTTTAAACGAGCATGGGGAAAAGGTTCGATGCGATATCCGCGCGAACCATAGCTTTGCTGCTTTTGATATGATCGTTGATGCGGGTATTGCTGGCTTGGGGTTTGTTCAGGTACCCCGTTGGCTGGTCGAAGACAAGCTCTTGTCCGGCGCGTTGGTTCAGGTTTTGCCGGATATCAGAACGCCTTCGTTGCCGATCCATGTCATATGGCCGGGCGGGCGTGTTCTTGCGTCACGCGTGAGAGCAACGATTGATATAATTGTTGAAGGCTTGCGGTAG
- a CDS encoding 2-hydroxychromene-2-carboxylate isomerase, translating into MPKSIDYFFSIGSPWSYLGLDTLEELAERHVVEIKPYLATVIEENGGIFSRNRPEARRAYGTQDLKRWAKFRGKPLFIDDRPALSDPTPASFSVIAAYLEGQNWLQLTRVLQHAFWSEAKDIGKPEVRSAVADEAGFNGQYLVGRENDHDVQAKWKSDRERAVDKGVFGFPTYIYDTETYWGQDNLGFLASHLRGEAY; encoded by the coding sequence GTGCCAAAATCGATTGATTATTTCTTTTCCATCGGCTCGCCCTGGTCATATCTCGGGCTTGATACGCTCGAGGAACTGGCAGAGCGGCATGTGGTCGAGATCAAGCCATATCTTGCGACCGTCATCGAGGAGAATGGCGGCATCTTTTCGCGCAATCGTCCGGAAGCCCGTCGCGCCTATGGCACGCAGGATCTCAAGCGTTGGGCCAAGTTTCGCGGCAAACCGCTTTTCATTGATGATCGCCCGGCTCTGAGTGATCCCACACCTGCTTCATTCAGTGTGATTGCGGCTTACCTTGAAGGTCAAAACTGGCTGCAGCTGACACGCGTGCTTCAACATGCGTTTTGGTCTGAGGCCAAGGATATTGGCAAGCCGGAAGTCCGCAGTGCGGTCGCCGATGAAGCCGGTTTCAACGGTCAATATCTGGTTGGGCGTGAGAATGATCACGACGTTCAGGCCAAATGGAAATCGGATCGCGAACGTGCCGTCGACAAGGGTGTGTTTGGTTTTCCGACCTATATTTACGATACTGAGACTTATTGGGGACAAGATAATCTCGGCTTTCTGGCGAGTCATCTGCGCGGAGAAGCCTATTAA
- a CDS encoding LLM class flavin-dependent oxidoreductase → MAKREGFLRFGLFVYPVGHHIAAWRHPDAVANAGINFDYYRNVASLAEAAKFDLLFLADGAGTRGDNLEILSRTAHSYVAQFEPLTLLSALSAVTSHIGLVATASSSFNEPFHIARKFASLDHLSGGRAGYNLVTSASDFEARNFNLDHHYEHADRYERAEEFADVVTGLWNSWEDNAFLYDKEQARFFDPNKRHVLDHKGKHFSVQGPLNVPRSPQGHPVTVQAGSSAAGKELAAKSADVVFTAQQTIAEASAFYKDVKLRAAHYGRDADDIKIMPGIFPVVGRTRQEARDKFDQLQNLIHPSVGLNILSSGWSGPDLSQFDLDGPVPELPETQGSKSRQELLFELARRENLTIRELYLRVAGARGHLQIVGTATDVADALEERFETYGADGFNVMPPIFPAGLEDFAELVLPELRRRGLARSGYDGPTLRDNLGLKIPIHPATSVQSSDSLAAIKKAV, encoded by the coding sequence ATGGCAAAGCGTGAGGGTTTTCTGCGTTTTGGCTTGTTCGTCTATCCGGTCGGCCACCATATTGCGGCATGGCGGCACCCGGATGCTGTTGCAAATGCTGGCATCAATTTCGACTATTACCGCAACGTTGCCTCGCTGGCAGAAGCAGCCAAATTCGATCTGCTGTTTCTTGCCGATGGTGCAGGAACCCGCGGCGACAATCTCGAAATTCTGAGCCGCACAGCGCACAGCTATGTAGCACAGTTTGAGCCACTCACGCTTTTGTCAGCGCTCTCGGCTGTCACCAGCCATATCGGTCTTGTTGCAACGGCCTCATCAAGCTTCAATGAGCCTTTCCACATCGCACGAAAATTTGCCTCACTTGACCATTTAAGCGGTGGTCGCGCAGGCTATAACCTTGTGACTTCGGCCAGCGACTTTGAGGCGCGCAATTTCAATCTCGACCACCATTATGAACATGCCGACCGTTATGAACGGGCGGAAGAATTTGCCGATGTCGTCACGGGACTATGGAACAGCTGGGAAGATAATGCCTTTCTTTATGACAAGGAGCAGGCACGGTTTTTCGACCCTAACAAGCGGCATGTACTTGATCACAAGGGCAAGCACTTTTCCGTTCAGGGACCGTTGAATGTGCCGCGTTCCCCGCAAGGGCATCCGGTGACCGTGCAGGCTGGTTCATCGGCAGCAGGAAAGGAACTGGCAGCAAAAAGTGCAGATGTTGTTTTCACGGCACAGCAGACTATTGCGGAAGCTTCCGCTTTCTACAAAGATGTCAAACTGCGTGCAGCGCACTATGGCCGTGATGCCGACGATATCAAAATCATGCCGGGCATTTTTCCGGTTGTTGGTCGCACGAGGCAGGAGGCTCGGGATAAGTTCGATCAGCTCCAGAACCTCATTCACCCGTCTGTGGGGCTCAATATTCTGTCTTCTGGCTGGTCCGGCCCCGACCTTTCGCAGTTCGATCTCGACGGTCCCGTGCCGGAGTTGCCGGAAACTCAAGGCAGCAAAAGCAGACAAGAGCTTCTGTTTGAATTGGCGCGGCGCGAAAATCTAACCATTCGCGAACTTTATCTCCGGGTTGCGGGCGCGCGTGGTCATCTACAAATCGTTGGCACGGCGACGGACGTGGCTGATGCGCTCGAAGAGCGTTTTGAAACCTATGGCGCGGATGGCTTCAATGTGATGCCGCCTATCTTCCCGGCAGGTCTGGAAGACTTTGCCGAGCTGGTGTTGCCGGAGCTTCGTCGCCGCGGGCTTGCTCGCAGCGGTTATGATGGTCCGACATTGCGGGACAATCTCGGTTTGAAAATACCGATCCATCCCGCGACATCGGTTCAGAGTTCAGACAGCTTAGCTGCCATCAAAAAAGCGGTTTGA